One genomic region from Pseudorca crassidens isolate mPseCra1 chromosome 11, mPseCra1.hap1, whole genome shotgun sequence encodes:
- the TNS2 gene encoding tensin-2 isoform X2 yields MKSSGPVERLLRALGRRDSSRATNRPRKAEPHSFREKVFRKKPPVCAVCKVTIDGTGVSCRVCKVATHRKCEAKVTSSCQALPPTELRRNTAPVRRIEHLGSTKSLNYSKQRSTLPRLRLLPRSFSLDPLMERRWDLDLTYVTERILAAAFPARPDEQRHRGHLRELAHVLQSKHRDKYLLFNLSEKRHDLTRLNPKVQDFGWPELHAPPLDKLCSICKAMETWLSADPQHVVVLYCKGSKGKLGVIVSAYMHYSKISAGADQALATLTMRKFCEDKVASELQPSQRRYISYFSGLLSGSIRMNSSPLFLHYVLVPMLPAFEPGTGFQPFLKIYQSMQLVYTSGIYHVAGPGPQQLCISLEPALLLKGDVMVTCYHRGSRGTDRTLVFRVQFHTCTIHGPRLTFPKDQLDEAWADERFPFQASVEFVFSSSPEKIKGSTPRNEPSVSVDYNTAEPAVRWDSYENFNLHHEDSVDDSVTHTRGPLDGSPYAQVQRAPRQTPPAPSPEPPPPPLLSVSSDSGHSSTLTAEPAAESPGRPPPTAAERRELERLLGGCGVAAGGRGAGRETAILDDEEQPPAGGGPRLGMYSGHRPGLSRHCSCRQGYREPCGVPNGGYYRPEGTLERRRLAYGAYEGPPQGYAEASVEKRRLCRSLSEGPYPYPPELGKPANGDFGYRAPGYREVVILEDPGLPALCSCPACEEKLALPTAALYGLRLEREAGEGWADEAGKALLHPVRPGHPLPLLVPSCGHHHAPVPGYSCLKPPKAGEEGHEGCSYAMCPEGRYGHPGYPALVTYGYGGAVPSYCPAYGRAPHSCGSPGEGRRYPSSGAHSPQAGSISPGSPPYPQSRNLSYEIPAEEGGDRYPPPGHLAPAGPLASAESPEPVSWRESPSGHSTLPRSPRDAQCNASSELSGPSTPLHTSSPVQGKESARRQDTRSPTLAPTQRLSPGEALPPASQGGAERAPELPARSGPEPPAPGPFSPASPPSSPNDWPQERSPGGRSDSTSPRGPVPTTLPGLRHAPWQGLRDSPDSPDGSPLTPVPTQMPWLVASPELPRSSPVPAFPLAASYDISGPTQPPLPEKRHLLGPGQQPGPWGPEQASPPARGTSHHVTFAPLLPDNAPQPPEPPTQESQSNVKFVQDTSKFWYKPHLSRDQAIALLKDKDPGAFLIRDSHSFQGAYGLALKVATPPPSAQPWKGDPLEQLVRHFLIETGPKGVKIKGCPSEPYFGSLSALVSQHSISPLSLPCCLRIPSKDPLEEAPEAPAPANMSTAADLLRQGAACSVLYLTSVETESLTGPQAVARASSAALSCSPRPTPAIVHFKVSAQGITLTDNQRKLFFRRHYPVNSITFASTDPQDRRWTNPDGTTSKIFGFVAKKPGSPWENVCHLFAELDPDQPAGAIVTFITKVLLGQRK; encoded by the exons ATGAAGTCCAGCGGCCCAGTGGAGAGGCTGCTCAGAGccctggggaggagggacagCAGCCGGgccaccaacagg CCTAGGAAAGCTGAGCCACATAGCTTCCGGGAGAAGGTTTTCCGGAAGAAACCACCGGTCTGTGCAGTGTGTAAGGTGACCATCGATGGGACAGGCGTCTCATGCCGAG TCTGCAAGGTTGCGACACACAGAAAATGTGAAGCAAAG GTGACTTCGTCCTGTCAGGCCTTGCCTCCCACGGAGCTG CGGAGAAACACGGCCCCTGTGAGGCGCATAGAGCACCTG GGATCCACCAAGTCTCTGAACTACTCAAAGCAACGCAGCACTCTGCCCAG GCTTCGCCTCCTCCCCAGGAGCTTCAGCCTGGATCCTCTCATGGAGCGCCGCTGGGACTTGGACCTCACCTACGTGACGGAGCGGATCCTGGCCGCCGCCTTCCCCGCGCGGCCCGACGAACAGCGACACCGGGGACACCTGCGCGAGCTGGCTCACGTGCTGCAATCCAAGCACCGCGACAAGTACCTG CTCTTCAACCTTTCAGAGAAAAGACATGACCTGACCCGCCTAAACCCCAAG GTCCAGGACTTTGGCTGGCCTGAGCTGCACGCGCCCCCGCTGGACAAGCTGTGCTCCATCTGCAAAGCCATGGAGACGTGGCTCAGTGCTGACCCGCAGCATGTGGTCGTACTGTACTGCAAG GGGAGCAAGGGCAAGCTCGGGGTCATCGTCTCTGCCTACATGCACTACAGCAAGATCTCTGCAGG GGCGGACCAGGCGCTGGCTACCCTTACCATGCGGAAGTTCTGTGAGGACAAGGTGGCCTCGGAGCTGCAGCCCTCCCAGCGCCG GTATATCAGCTACTTCAGTGGTCTGCTGTCCGGCTCCATCAGAATGAACAGCAGCCCTCTCTTCCTGCACTATGTGCTCGTGCCCATGCTGCCAGCCTTTGAACCTGGCACGG GTTTCCAGCCCTTCCTCAAGATCTACCAGTCCATGCAGCTTGTCTACACGTCTGGAATCTA tcATGTCGCAGGCCCTGGTCCCCAGCAGCTTTGCATCAGCCTAGAGCCGGCTCTCCTCCTCAAAGGCGATGTCATG GTGACGTGCTATCACAGGGGTAGCCGGGGGACTGACCGGACCCTCGTGTTCCGAGTCCAGTTCCACACGTGTACCATCCATGGACCACGGCTCACCTTCCCCAAGGACCAGCTGGACGAGGCCTGGGCCG ACGAGAGGTTCCCCTTCCAAGCCTCGGTGGAGTTCGTCTTCTCCTCCAGCCCAGAGAAGATCAAAG GCAGCACCCCACGGAACGAGCCCTCGGTCTCTGTTGACTACAACACGGCAGAGCCTGCCGTGCGCTGGGACTCTTACGAGAACTTCAACCTGCACCACGAGGACAGTGTGGATG ACTCCGTCACCCATACCCGGGGGCCCCTGGATGGCAGTCCTTACGCCCAGGTGCAGCGGGCCCCCCGCCAGACCCCGCCGGCGCCCTCTCCggagccgcccccgcccccgctgcTCTCTGTCAGCAGCGATTCTGGCCATTCGTCCACGCTGACCGCCGAGCCCGCCGCCGAGTCCCCTGGCCGGCCACCCCCGACAGCTGCCGAGCGGCGGGAGCTGGAGCGCCTCCTGGGGGGCTGTGGCGTGGCCGCCGGGGGCCGGGGAGCTGGGCGTGAGACGGCCATCCTCGatgatgaagagcagcccccggcGGGCGGAGGCCCCCGCCTTGGAATGTATTCGGGACACAGGCCTGGCCTCAGCCGCCACTGCTCCTGCCGCCAGGGCTACCGGGAACCCTGCGGGGTCCCCAATGGGGGCTACTACCGGCCAGAGGGGACCCTGGAGAGGAGGCGGCTGGCCTACGGGGCCTACGAGGGGCCCCCACAGGGCTATGCTGAGGCCTCCGTGGAGAAGAGGCGCCTCTGCCGATCGCTGTCCGAGGGGCCGTACCCCTACCCGCCTGAGCTGGGGAAACCGGCCAATGGGGACTTTGGCTACCGCGCCCCAGGCTACCGGGAGGTGGTGATCCTGGAGGACCCTGGGCTGCCTGCCCTGTGCTCATGCCCCGCCTGTGAGGAGAAGCTAGCGCTGCCCACGGCAGCCCTCTATGGGCTGCGCCTggagagggaggctggagaggggtGGGCGGATGAGGCTGGTAAGGCCCTCCTGCACCCGGTGCGGCCTGGGCACCCGCTGCCCCTGCTGGTGCCTTCCTGTGGGCACCACCATGCCCCAGTGCCCGGCTACAGCTGCCTGAAGCCGCCCAAGGCAGGCGAGGAAGGGCATGAGGGCTGCTCCTACGCCATGTGCCCCGAAGGCAGGTATGGGCATCCAGGGTACCCTGCCCTGGTGACATACGGCTATGGAGGAGCGGTTCCCAGTTACTGCCCAGCGTATGGCCGGGCGCCTCACAGCTGCGGGTCTCCAGGCGAGGGCAGAAGGTATCCCAGCTCTGGTGCCCACTCCCCCCAGGCTGGCTCCATTTCCCCCGGTAGCCCACCCTACCCCCAATCCAGGAACCTCAGCTACGAGATCCctgcagaggaaggaggggacagGTATCCGCCGCCGGGGCACCTGGCCCCAGCAGGACCCTTGGCATCTGCAG AGTCGCCGGAGCCGGTGTCCTGGAGGGAGAGCCCCAGCGGGCACAGCACCCTGCCTCGGTCTCCCCGAGATGCCCAGTGCAATGCCTCTTCTGAGCTGTCCGGTCCCTCCACGCCCCTGCACACCAGCAGCCCAGTCCAGGGCAAGGAGAG CGCCCGACGGCAGGACACTAGGTCCCCCACCTTGGCGCCCACTCAGAGACTGAGTCCCGGAGAGGCCTTGCCACCTGCTTCCCAGGGAGGGGCTGAAAGAGCTCCAGAGCTGCCAGCAAGAAGTGGGCCTGAGCCTCCGGCCCCTGGtcccttctccccagcctccccgccCAGCTCACCCAACGACTGGCCTCAGGAGAGGAGCCCGGGGGGCCGTTCGGACAGCACCAGTCCAAGGGGCCCTGTACCCACCACCCTGCCCGGCCTCCGCCACGCCCCCTGGCAGGGCCTTCGAGACTCCCCGGACAGCCCAGACGGGTCCCCCCTCACCCCTGTGCCTACTCAGATGCCCTGGCTTGTGGCGAGCCCAGAGCTGCCACGGAGCTCACCCGTACCTGCCTTCCCTCTGGCTGCATCTTATGACATCAGTGGCCCTACCCAGCCCCCACTTCCCGAGAAGCGCCACCTGCTGGGGCCTGGGCAACAGCCGGGACCCTGGGGCCCAGAGCAGGCATCGCCACCAGCCAGAGGCACGAGTCACCATGTCACCTTTGCACCTCTGCTCCCGGATaatgccccccaacccccag AGCCCCCTACGCAAGAGAGCCAGAGCAACGTCAAGTTTGTCCAGGATACGTCCAAGTTCTGGTATAAGCCACACCTGTCCCGTGACCAAG CCATTGCCCTGCTGAAGGACAAGGACCCTGGGGCCTTCTTGATCAGGGACAGTCATTCATTCCAAGGAGCCTATGGGCTGGCTCTCAAGGTGGCTACGCCCCCACCCAGCGCCCAGCCCTGGAAAG GGGACCCCTTGGAACAGCTGGTCCGCCATTTTCTCATTGAGACTGGGCCCAAAGGGGTGAAGATCAAGGGGTGCCCCAGCGAGCCCTACTTTG GCAGCCTGTCGGCCCTGGTCTCCCAGCACTCCATCTCCCCGCTGTCCCTGCCCTGCTGCCTGCGCATTCCCAGCAAAG ATCCTCTGGAGGAGGCCCCAGAGGCCCCAGCGCCCGCCAACATGAGCACAGCGGCAGACCTCCTGCGCCAGGGCGCCG cctGCAGTGTGCTCTACCTGACCTCAGTGGAGACGGAGTCGCTGACAGGCCCCCAAGCAGTGGCGCGGGCCAGCTCCGCAGCTCTGAGCTGCAGCCCCCGCCCCACGCCAGCCATTGTCCACTTCAAGGTCTCAGCCCAGGGCATCACGCTGACGGACAACCAGAGGAA GCTCTTCTTTCGCCGCCATTATCCAGTGAACAGCATCACCTTCGCCAGCACTGACCCTCAGGACCGGAG ATGGACCAACCCGGACGGGACCACCTCCAA GATCTTTGGTTTCGTGGCCAAGAAGCCGGGAAGCCCCTGGGAGAATGTGTGTCACCTCTTTGCAGAGCTTGACCCAGATCAGCCTGCAGGCGCCATTGTCA
- the TNS2 gene encoding tensin-2 isoform X4: MKSSGPVERLLRALGRRDSSRATNRGEEGVSAAWRTGTSGPGEQAWLRPSCRPRKAEPHSFREKVFRKKPPVCAVCKVTIDGTGVSCRVCKVATHRKCEAKVTSSCQALPPTELRRNTAPVRRIEHLGSTKSLNYSKQRSTLPRLRLLPRSFSLDPLMERRWDLDLTYVTERILAAAFPARPDEQRHRGHLRELAHVLQSKHRDKYLLFNLSEKRHDLTRLNPKVQDFGWPELHAPPLDKLCSICKAMETWLSADPQHVVVLYCKGSKGKLGVIVSAYMHYSKISAGADQALATLTMRKFCEDKVASELQPSQRRYISYFSGLLSGSIRMNSSPLFLHYVLVPMLPAFEPGTGFQPFLKIYQSMQLVYTSGIYHVAGPGPQQLCISLEPALLLKGDVMVTCYHRGSRGTDRTLVFRVQFHTCTIHGPRLTFPKDQLDEAWADERFPFQASVEFVFSSSPEKIKGSTPRNEPSVSVDYNTAEPAVRWDSYENFNLHHEDSVDDSVTHTRGPLDGSPYAQVQRAPRQTPPAPSPEPPPPPLLSVSSDSGHSSTLTAEPAAESPGRPPPTAAERRELERLLGGCGVAAGGRGAGRETAILDDEEQPPAGGGPRLGMYSGHRPGLSRHCSCRQGYREPCGVPNGGYYRPEGTLERRRLAYGAYEGPPQGYAEASVEKRRLCRSLSEGPYPYPPELGKPANGDFGYRAPGYREVVILEDPGLPALCSCPACEEKLALPTAALYGLRLEREAGEGWADEAGKALLHPVRPGHPLPLLVPSCGHHHAPVPGYSCLKPPKAGEEGHEGCSYAMCPEGRYGHPGYPALVTYGYGGAVPSYCPAYGRAPHSCGSPGEGRRYPSSGAHSPQAGSISPGSPPYPQSRNLSYEIPAEEGGDRYPPPGHLAPAGPLASAESPEPVSWRESPSGHSTLPRSPRDAQCNASSELSGPSTPLHTSSPVQGKESARRQDTRSPTLAPTQRLSPGEALPPASQGGAERAPELPARSGPEPPAPGPFSPASPPSSPNDWPQERSPGGRSDSTSPRGPVPTTLPGLRHAPWQGLRDSPDSPDGSPLTPVPTQMPWLVASPELPRSSPVPAFPLAASYDISGPTQPPLPEKRHLLGPGQQPGPWGPEQASPPARGTSHHVTFAPLLPDNAPQPPEPPTQESQSNVKFVQDTSKFWYKPHLSRDQAIALLKDKDPGAFLIRDSHSFQGAYGLALKVATPPPSAQPWKGDPLEQLVRHFLIETGPKGVKIKGCPSEPYFGKGRIPRPWLPACLPAFPRGRQRLLSISQHCHSPLAPVSRRSSGGGPRGPSARQHEHSGRPPAPGRRLQCALPDLSGDGVADRPPSSGAGQLRSSELQPPPHASHCPLQGLSPGHHADGQPEEVSALLSPPLSSEQHHLRQH, encoded by the exons ATGAAGTCCAGCGGCCCAGTGGAGAGGCTGCTCAGAGccctggggaggagggacagCAGCCGGgccaccaacagg GGGGAGGAGGGCGTGTCAGCCGCCTGGAGGACTGGGACATCGGGACCAGGGGAGCAGGCCTGGCTGAGGCCCTCCTGCCGG CCTAGGAAAGCTGAGCCACATAGCTTCCGGGAGAAGGTTTTCCGGAAGAAACCACCGGTCTGTGCAGTGTGTAAGGTGACCATCGATGGGACAGGCGTCTCATGCCGAG TCTGCAAGGTTGCGACACACAGAAAATGTGAAGCAAAG GTGACTTCGTCCTGTCAGGCCTTGCCTCCCACGGAGCTG CGGAGAAACACGGCCCCTGTGAGGCGCATAGAGCACCTG GGATCCACCAAGTCTCTGAACTACTCAAAGCAACGCAGCACTCTGCCCAG GCTTCGCCTCCTCCCCAGGAGCTTCAGCCTGGATCCTCTCATGGAGCGCCGCTGGGACTTGGACCTCACCTACGTGACGGAGCGGATCCTGGCCGCCGCCTTCCCCGCGCGGCCCGACGAACAGCGACACCGGGGACACCTGCGCGAGCTGGCTCACGTGCTGCAATCCAAGCACCGCGACAAGTACCTG CTCTTCAACCTTTCAGAGAAAAGACATGACCTGACCCGCCTAAACCCCAAG GTCCAGGACTTTGGCTGGCCTGAGCTGCACGCGCCCCCGCTGGACAAGCTGTGCTCCATCTGCAAAGCCATGGAGACGTGGCTCAGTGCTGACCCGCAGCATGTGGTCGTACTGTACTGCAAG GGGAGCAAGGGCAAGCTCGGGGTCATCGTCTCTGCCTACATGCACTACAGCAAGATCTCTGCAGG GGCGGACCAGGCGCTGGCTACCCTTACCATGCGGAAGTTCTGTGAGGACAAGGTGGCCTCGGAGCTGCAGCCCTCCCAGCGCCG GTATATCAGCTACTTCAGTGGTCTGCTGTCCGGCTCCATCAGAATGAACAGCAGCCCTCTCTTCCTGCACTATGTGCTCGTGCCCATGCTGCCAGCCTTTGAACCTGGCACGG GTTTCCAGCCCTTCCTCAAGATCTACCAGTCCATGCAGCTTGTCTACACGTCTGGAATCTA tcATGTCGCAGGCCCTGGTCCCCAGCAGCTTTGCATCAGCCTAGAGCCGGCTCTCCTCCTCAAAGGCGATGTCATG GTGACGTGCTATCACAGGGGTAGCCGGGGGACTGACCGGACCCTCGTGTTCCGAGTCCAGTTCCACACGTGTACCATCCATGGACCACGGCTCACCTTCCCCAAGGACCAGCTGGACGAGGCCTGGGCCG ACGAGAGGTTCCCCTTCCAAGCCTCGGTGGAGTTCGTCTTCTCCTCCAGCCCAGAGAAGATCAAAG GCAGCACCCCACGGAACGAGCCCTCGGTCTCTGTTGACTACAACACGGCAGAGCCTGCCGTGCGCTGGGACTCTTACGAGAACTTCAACCTGCACCACGAGGACAGTGTGGATG ACTCCGTCACCCATACCCGGGGGCCCCTGGATGGCAGTCCTTACGCCCAGGTGCAGCGGGCCCCCCGCCAGACCCCGCCGGCGCCCTCTCCggagccgcccccgcccccgctgcTCTCTGTCAGCAGCGATTCTGGCCATTCGTCCACGCTGACCGCCGAGCCCGCCGCCGAGTCCCCTGGCCGGCCACCCCCGACAGCTGCCGAGCGGCGGGAGCTGGAGCGCCTCCTGGGGGGCTGTGGCGTGGCCGCCGGGGGCCGGGGAGCTGGGCGTGAGACGGCCATCCTCGatgatgaagagcagcccccggcGGGCGGAGGCCCCCGCCTTGGAATGTATTCGGGACACAGGCCTGGCCTCAGCCGCCACTGCTCCTGCCGCCAGGGCTACCGGGAACCCTGCGGGGTCCCCAATGGGGGCTACTACCGGCCAGAGGGGACCCTGGAGAGGAGGCGGCTGGCCTACGGGGCCTACGAGGGGCCCCCACAGGGCTATGCTGAGGCCTCCGTGGAGAAGAGGCGCCTCTGCCGATCGCTGTCCGAGGGGCCGTACCCCTACCCGCCTGAGCTGGGGAAACCGGCCAATGGGGACTTTGGCTACCGCGCCCCAGGCTACCGGGAGGTGGTGATCCTGGAGGACCCTGGGCTGCCTGCCCTGTGCTCATGCCCCGCCTGTGAGGAGAAGCTAGCGCTGCCCACGGCAGCCCTCTATGGGCTGCGCCTggagagggaggctggagaggggtGGGCGGATGAGGCTGGTAAGGCCCTCCTGCACCCGGTGCGGCCTGGGCACCCGCTGCCCCTGCTGGTGCCTTCCTGTGGGCACCACCATGCCCCAGTGCCCGGCTACAGCTGCCTGAAGCCGCCCAAGGCAGGCGAGGAAGGGCATGAGGGCTGCTCCTACGCCATGTGCCCCGAAGGCAGGTATGGGCATCCAGGGTACCCTGCCCTGGTGACATACGGCTATGGAGGAGCGGTTCCCAGTTACTGCCCAGCGTATGGCCGGGCGCCTCACAGCTGCGGGTCTCCAGGCGAGGGCAGAAGGTATCCCAGCTCTGGTGCCCACTCCCCCCAGGCTGGCTCCATTTCCCCCGGTAGCCCACCCTACCCCCAATCCAGGAACCTCAGCTACGAGATCCctgcagaggaaggaggggacagGTATCCGCCGCCGGGGCACCTGGCCCCAGCAGGACCCTTGGCATCTGCAG AGTCGCCGGAGCCGGTGTCCTGGAGGGAGAGCCCCAGCGGGCACAGCACCCTGCCTCGGTCTCCCCGAGATGCCCAGTGCAATGCCTCTTCTGAGCTGTCCGGTCCCTCCACGCCCCTGCACACCAGCAGCCCAGTCCAGGGCAAGGAGAG CGCCCGACGGCAGGACACTAGGTCCCCCACCTTGGCGCCCACTCAGAGACTGAGTCCCGGAGAGGCCTTGCCACCTGCTTCCCAGGGAGGGGCTGAAAGAGCTCCAGAGCTGCCAGCAAGAAGTGGGCCTGAGCCTCCGGCCCCTGGtcccttctccccagcctccccgccCAGCTCACCCAACGACTGGCCTCAGGAGAGGAGCCCGGGGGGCCGTTCGGACAGCACCAGTCCAAGGGGCCCTGTACCCACCACCCTGCCCGGCCTCCGCCACGCCCCCTGGCAGGGCCTTCGAGACTCCCCGGACAGCCCAGACGGGTCCCCCCTCACCCCTGTGCCTACTCAGATGCCCTGGCTTGTGGCGAGCCCAGAGCTGCCACGGAGCTCACCCGTACCTGCCTTCCCTCTGGCTGCATCTTATGACATCAGTGGCCCTACCCAGCCCCCACTTCCCGAGAAGCGCCACCTGCTGGGGCCTGGGCAACAGCCGGGACCCTGGGGCCCAGAGCAGGCATCGCCACCAGCCAGAGGCACGAGTCACCATGTCACCTTTGCACCTCTGCTCCCGGATaatgccccccaacccccag AGCCCCCTACGCAAGAGAGCCAGAGCAACGTCAAGTTTGTCCAGGATACGTCCAAGTTCTGGTATAAGCCACACCTGTCCCGTGACCAAG CCATTGCCCTGCTGAAGGACAAGGACCCTGGGGCCTTCTTGATCAGGGACAGTCATTCATTCCAAGGAGCCTATGGGCTGGCTCTCAAGGTGGCTACGCCCCCACCCAGCGCCCAGCCCTGGAAAG GGGACCCCTTGGAACAGCTGGTCCGCCATTTTCTCATTGAGACTGGGCCCAAAGGGGTGAAGATCAAGGGGTGCCCCAGCGAGCCCTACTTTG GCAAAGGCAGAATCCCTAGGCCCTGGCTTcccgcctgcctgcctgccttccctcGGGGACGGCAGAGGTTGCTCTCCATCTCCCAGCACTGCCACTCCCCACTGGCCCCCGTTTCCCGCAGATCCTCTGGAGGAGGCCCCAGAGGCCCCAGCGCCCGCCAACATGAGCACAGCGGCAGACCTCCTGCGCCAGGGCGCCG cctGCAGTGTGCTCTACCTGACCTCAGTGGAGACGGAGTCGCTGACAGGCCCCCAAGCAGTGGCGCGGGCCAGCTCCGCAGCTCTGAGCTGCAGCCCCCGCCCCACGCCAGCCATTGTCCACTTCAAGGTCTCAGCCCAGGGCATCACGCTGACGGACAACCAGAGGAAGTGAGT GCTCTTCTTTCGCCGCCATTATCCAGTGAACAGCATCACCTTCGCCAGCACTGA